The genomic region CGCTCGTAGCCCGCGAGCGTGGATCCTCAACAGTCTCTCAGAACAGCGAGTAGATGAACGGCGCGAGCGCCGAGCCCTGGGTCAGCACGATCAGCAGGCTCAGCAGGACGAGCACGAAGACGATGGGCGCGAGCCAGTACTTTTTGCGGACCCGCAGGAAGCTCCAGAACGCACGGAGGATCGAGACTTTTCCCATGAGCGGAGGCGGTCGGGCGATGGGGCAAGGTACCACCGCCACACGGCCGGGGCACTCCGGCGTGCCCAACCGTCGGGTCGGCACGCGACGGTGGTACTTTGTGCCCCGTTTCGCGCCGTCGGCAAAGGCGGTGGTCGGATTCTGCGGGGAGGGGTTGCGCCGAGGGGAATATTATGATATCATTGCGCTATGTAAGCGCTTTCATCCGGCCCGTGCTTGGGGACCCATGGCCGTCACGATCTACGACATAGCGGAGCAGGCCGGCGTCTCCATCGCCACGGTCTCGCGCGTCTTCAGCGGCCGCGCGCGCGTGGCCGACGCCACGCGGGAGCGCGTCTTCGCCGTCGCCGAGGCGCTCAACTACGAGCCGAACGTCTCGGCGCGCAGCCTCGCCCGGCAGAGCACCCGCGTCGTCTCGGCCGTCGTGCCGATGCTGACCTCGTACTTCTTCATGGAGGTCATCCGCGGCGTGCAGGACCGGCTCTCGGAGA from Bacteroidota bacterium harbors:
- a CDS encoding DUF5989 family protein, with amino-acid sequence MGKVSILRAFWSFLRVRKKYWLAPIVFVLVLLSLLIVLTQGSALAPFIYSLF